The following coding sequences lie in one Niabella agricola genomic window:
- a CDS encoding hybrid sensor histidine kinase/response regulator: MTPEINVLYVDDEQQNLNSFKAAFRTRYKVFTALSVPVALEILEREEIHVLISDQRMPEISGVEFFKITKERYPHIPRVLLTGYTDIEVLAEAVNQGDIYRYITKPWDDLELHNSVLNAYDHYKANKDLQEKISELEKANAGLNRFVYSLSHELRAPIASATGILDLVKMEGRIGDSGGYWKLMDACIQKLDYYVSQTVQFYKTARFKVVQEQIHFETLVRSLIDLYRTSNDTKDITFEIAVDEAQHFYGDLFRVEIVIANLLSNAIKCQRPEEPHKKINIRIDTSVEEARILIADNGIGMEAEEATKIFDPFFKGAQPGSLGLGLFILREALEKMNGIVTVNSQRGVGSTFEVVIPNTPEQKD, translated from the coding sequence ATGACTCCCGAAATTAACGTACTCTATGTAGATGATGAACAGCAAAACCTGAACTCCTTTAAAGCCGCATTCCGTACCCGGTACAAGGTCTTTACAGCGCTTTCTGTACCCGTTGCACTGGAAATTCTGGAACGGGAGGAAATTCATGTGCTGATATCCGACCAGCGCATGCCGGAGATTTCCGGGGTTGAATTTTTTAAGATCACAAAAGAACGTTATCCGCATATCCCAAGGGTATTGTTAACCGGGTATACCGATATTGAAGTGCTGGCCGAGGCTGTTAACCAGGGAGATATTTACCGCTACATTACCAAGCCCTGGGATGACCTGGAACTCCACAACAGTGTATTGAATGCTTATGACCACTATAAAGCCAATAAAGATCTTCAGGAAAAGATATCCGAGCTGGAAAAAGCCAATGCCGGTTTGAACCGGTTTGTATACAGTCTTTCGCACGAGCTGAGAGCACCCATTGCTTCAGCCACTGGCATCCTTGATCTGGTAAAAATGGAAGGAAGGATCGGAGATTCCGGAGGTTACTGGAAATTAATGGATGCCTGTATTCAGAAACTGGATTATTATGTATCGCAAACCGTTCAGTTCTATAAAACCGCCCGGTTTAAAGTGGTACAGGAACAAATTCATTTTGAAACATTGGTGCGCTCATTGATTGACCTGTATCGCACTTCCAACGATACCAAGGATATTACTTTTGAGATTGCCGTGGATGAAGCGCAGCATTTTTACGGAGACCTGTTCCGGGTAGAGATCGTTATTGCCAACCTGCTTTCCAATGCGATAAAATGCCAGCGGCCGGAAGAACCGCATAAAAAGATCAATATCCGTATCGACACGAGTGTCGAAGAAGCCCGCATCCTTATTGCTGATAATGGCATTGGCATGGAAGCGGAAGAAGCCACAAAGATTTTTGACCCCTTCTTTAAGGGGGCGCAACCCGGAAGTTTGGGCCTGGGACTCTTTATCCTGAGAGAGGCGCTTGAAAAGATGAACGGTATAGTAACGGTAAATTCTCAAAGAGGTGTCGGGAGCACCTTTGAAGTAGTTATTCCCAACACTCCCGAGCAAAAGGATTAG
- the dcp gene encoding peptidyl-dipeptidase Dcp has translation MKQHLFVFCIFLIVSSCNMPGKAPDKTSSAGNPLFEESTLPYHTIPFDKIKESDFEPAFEKGMREEMEAVDHIAGNPAAPTFENTLVALEKSGLLLRRVNSAFNALTGANTNDRLQKIQEAMAPRLSAHSDSIYMNTRLYERIDTIYQKRNQLQLDPESRRLVEYYHQKFVLSGAALPDSGKVQLKKLNEEEATLSTKFSNQLLAAAKAGALVVKSPQELAGLSDAEIQAAGEAAKKANQEGQYLVALSNTTQQPALQSLRNRDTRKSLFEASWTRAERGDSNDTRKNILRIAAIRREKARILGFNDYASWKLQDQMAKTPGAVNAFLGKLVPAALAKAAAEAADIKAMKLREKDTTGLEPYDWDFYAEKVRKEKYDLDESAIKPYFVLDSVLKNGVFYAATQLYGITFKERTDLPVYQEDVKVYEVFDHDGTAMALFYCDYFKRDNKNGGAWMDNFVTQSKLLNTKPVIVNVCNFAKPVKGQPALLSFDDVTTMFHEFGHALHGLFANQTYPSLSGTSVARDFVEMPSQFNEHWALDSAVLKNYARNYKTGETIPQALVDKIRNAATFNQGYAMTELLAAAKLDMQWHLLAPRDSAVMDVDAFEQAALQKNGLLISYIPPRYRSSYFLHIWANGYSAGYYAYSWAEMLDHDAYAWFKENGGLKRENGQRFREMILSRGNSEDLAALYKAFRGKDPDIAPLLQNRGLIPGM, from the coding sequence ATGAAGCAGCACTTATTTGTATTTTGCATTTTTTTAATTGTAAGTTCCTGTAATATGCCTGGTAAAGCCCCCGACAAAACTTCAAGCGCCGGAAATCCGCTATTTGAAGAAAGCACCCTGCCGTACCATACCATTCCATTTGATAAAATAAAGGAAAGTGATTTTGAACCGGCTTTCGAAAAAGGCATGCGGGAGGAAATGGAAGCGGTAGACCATATTGCCGGGAATCCGGCGGCTCCAACTTTTGAAAATACGCTGGTTGCCCTTGAAAAATCGGGATTGCTGCTGCGGCGGGTCAACAGTGCCTTCAACGCCCTTACCGGTGCCAATACCAATGACCGGCTGCAGAAAATCCAGGAGGCAATGGCGCCCCGGCTCTCGGCTCATTCAGACTCCATTTATATGAATACCCGTTTGTATGAACGGATTGATACCATTTACCAAAAGCGGAACCAGCTTCAGTTAGATCCTGAATCCAGGCGGTTGGTGGAATACTACCATCAGAAATTTGTGCTGAGCGGTGCTGCGCTTCCGGATTCCGGCAAGGTGCAGTTAAAAAAACTGAACGAAGAAGAAGCAACACTCAGCACAAAGTTCAGCAACCAATTGCTGGCTGCAGCTAAAGCCGGAGCTCTGGTGGTAAAAAGTCCTCAGGAACTGGCTGGTTTATCGGATGCCGAGATCCAGGCAGCCGGCGAAGCGGCAAAAAAGGCCAATCAGGAAGGGCAATACCTCGTTGCACTTTCCAATACCACCCAGCAGCCTGCATTACAATCGCTTCGCAACCGCGATACCCGTAAAAGTCTTTTTGAAGCTTCCTGGACCCGGGCAGAGCGGGGCGATTCGAACGATACGCGTAAAAATATTTTGCGGATCGCCGCCATCCGCCGGGAAAAGGCAAGAATCCTCGGTTTTAATGATTACGCATCCTGGAAACTGCAGGACCAGATGGCAAAAACACCCGGTGCGGTAAATGCATTTTTAGGTAAACTGGTGCCGGCGGCACTTGCCAAAGCAGCCGCAGAAGCAGCGGATATTAAAGCTATGAAGCTCCGGGAAAAGGATACCACCGGATTGGAGCCTTATGACTGGGATTTTTATGCAGAGAAGGTACGTAAGGAAAAGTACGACCTCGACGAATCGGCCATTAAACCCTATTTTGTACTGGATAGTGTATTAAAAAACGGCGTATTTTATGCAGCCACTCAATTATATGGCATTACGTTTAAAGAACGGACCGACCTGCCTGTATACCAGGAAGATGTGAAGGTCTACGAGGTGTTTGACCACGATGGCACTGCGATGGCTTTGTTTTATTGCGATTACTTTAAGCGGGATAACAAAAACGGCGGCGCCTGGATGGATAATTTTGTAACCCAGTCGAAGTTGCTTAATACAAAGCCGGTGATCGTAAACGTGTGCAATTTTGCCAAACCGGTAAAAGGGCAGCCGGCGTTGCTGAGCTTTGACGATGTTACCACGATGTTCCATGAGTTTGGGCATGCCCTTCATGGGCTGTTCGCCAATCAAACCTATCCTTCTTTATCCGGAACCAGTGTTGCCCGTGATTTTGTAGAAATGCCTTCCCAGTTCAATGAGCATTGGGCATTGGATTCAGCAGTGCTAAAAAATTATGCCCGCAATTATAAAACAGGTGAAACGATTCCGCAGGCGCTGGTAGATAAGATCCGCAATGCAGCAACTTTTAACCAGGGGTATGCCATGACCGAACTGCTGGCAGCAGCAAAACTCGATATGCAGTGGCACCTGCTTGCTCCCCGCGACAGTGCTGTTATGGACGTGGATGCATTTGAGCAGGCAGCACTTCAAAAGAACGGTCTGCTGATTTCTTACATTCCTCCACGCTATCGCTCTTCATATTTTTTACACATATGGGCCAACGGTTATTCGGCAGGGTATTATGCATACAGCTGGGCGGAAATGCTGGATCATGACGCCTATGCCTGGTTTAAGGAAAACGGGGGGCTAAAACGGGAGAACGGACAACGTTTCCGGGAAATGATCCTTTCCCGTGGTAATTCGGAAGATCTTGCAGCTTTGTACAAAGCATTCAGGGGAAAGGACCCGGATATCGCGCCGCTATTGCAAAACAGAGGGCTGATTCCTGGGATGTGA
- a CDS encoding acyl-CoA dehydrogenase family protein has translation MSVKADLFQSPDYFDVDALFTDEHRMIRDAVRAYVKKEISPIIENYAQEARFPEHIVKQLGALGCFGPTVPVQYGGGGLDYISYGLMMQELERGDSGVRSTASVQGSLVMFPIFAYGSEEQKIKYLPLLASGEWLGCFGLTEPDHGSDPSSMVTRYTEDGDDIILNGAKMWISNAPFSQLAVVWAKDPSGIVHGVIVERGMEGFSTPTTHNKWSLRASATGELVFDNVRIPKANILPGVTGMKGPLSCLNKARYGIAWGVIGAAMDCYDTALRYAKERIQFDKPIAAFQLQQKKLAEMITEITKAQLLNWRLGVLMNEGKASPQQVSMAKRNSCAIATQICRDARQILGGMGITGEYPVMRHMMNLESVITYEGTHDVHLLITGMDITGFNAFK, from the coding sequence ATGTCTGTAAAAGCCGATTTATTTCAAAGCCCCGATTATTTTGATGTGGATGCGCTTTTTACTGATGAGCACCGCATGATCCGTGATGCGGTACGCGCCTACGTAAAAAAAGAAATTTCACCCATCATTGAAAACTATGCGCAGGAAGCCCGGTTTCCGGAGCATATTGTAAAACAGTTAGGGGCGTTGGGATGCTTTGGTCCAACCGTACCGGTTCAATATGGAGGCGGAGGATTAGACTATATCAGTTACGGCCTGATGATGCAGGAACTGGAACGCGGCGATAGCGGTGTACGTTCCACCGCATCTGTTCAGGGATCGCTGGTTATGTTTCCCATCTTCGCCTATGGCAGCGAAGAACAGAAAATCAAATACCTGCCGCTACTGGCCAGCGGGGAATGGCTGGGCTGTTTCGGGCTCACGGAGCCGGACCACGGAAGCGATCCTTCCAGTATGGTGACCCGCTATACGGAGGATGGAGATGATATCATTCTCAACGGGGCCAAAATGTGGATCAGCAATGCGCCCTTTTCGCAGCTGGCTGTGGTTTGGGCAAAGGACCCTTCCGGTATCGTACATGGTGTGATTGTAGAACGGGGAATGGAAGGATTTTCTACGCCAACAACCCATAATAAATGGAGCCTGAGAGCCTCGGCTACAGGGGAACTTGTTTTTGACAATGTAAGGATTCCCAAAGCCAATATCCTTCCCGGAGTAACCGGTATGAAAGGGCCGCTGAGCTGCCTGAATAAAGCACGGTATGGCATTGCATGGGGCGTAATCGGCGCCGCCATGGATTGTTATGATACGGCACTGCGTTATGCAAAAGAACGCATCCAGTTCGACAAGCCCATTGCGGCATTCCAGTTGCAGCAAAAAAAGCTAGCGGAAATGATCACGGAAATCACGAAAGCACAGTTACTCAACTGGCGGTTGGGCGTATTGATGAACGAAGGGAAGGCTTCTCCCCAACAGGTAAGTATGGCCAAACGGAATTCCTGTGCTATTGCCACCCAGATCTGCAGGGACGCCCGCCAGATCCTGGGCGGAATGGGCATTACCGGCGAATACCCGGTGATGCGGCATATGATGAACCTGGAAAGCGTTATTACCTATGAAGGCACACACGATGTCCATTTACTGATTACAGGAATGGATATTACGGGATTCAATGCGTTTAAATAA
- a CDS encoding shikimate kinase — MRIYLIGFMGAGKTHWGKILSKKLELPFYDLDELIVASEGRPITRIFEEEGEEYFRMKEKEVLYMITDSHPSLLLSCGGGAPCYFNNIDYMNQHGTTVWLNTPFEILLGRLRQQKAHRPLLKDLDDEQLQAYIVKKNNDRRIYYDQAKLKVDDCHIRPEEFIKKIIDA; from the coding sequence ATGCGTATTTATCTGATCGGTTTTATGGGTGCGGGGAAAACACATTGGGGAAAGATCCTGAGTAAAAAACTGGAATTGCCGTTTTATGATCTGGATGAACTGATTGTTGCATCCGAAGGGCGGCCCATCACCCGGATCTTTGAAGAAGAAGGAGAGGAGTACTTCAGAATGAAAGAAAAAGAAGTGCTGTATATGATCACCGACAGTCACCCCAGCCTGCTGCTTTCCTGCGGCGGTGGAGCTCCCTGTTATTTTAATAACATTGATTATATGAACCAGCACGGGACCACCGTGTGGCTCAATACCCCCTTTGAAATTCTGCTGGGCAGACTGCGTCAACAAAAAGCGCACCGTCCGCTTTTAAAGGATCTGGATGACGAACAATTGCAGGCGTATATTGTTAAGAAAAATAACGACCGGCGCATTTATTATGATCAGGCAAAACTAAAGGTAGACGATTGCCATATACGGCCGGAAGAATTTATAAAAAAGATTATCGATGCATAG
- a CDS encoding DUF423 domain-containing protein produces MHRAFLSLGAALSGLGVILGAFGAHKLKQIAPDSVPTFQTGVQYQMYHAIALILVAILFEKYPVKLMSWAGIAFLVGILLFSGSLYALAALKATGKVGLGGLGIVTPIGGLFFIAGWLFFTLSVLNSK; encoded by the coding sequence ATGCATAGAGCCTTTCTCTCGCTGGGTGCAGCACTGTCCGGACTGGGTGTAATACTCGGTGCCTTCGGGGCACATAAACTAAAACAAATTGCACCAGATTCGGTACCTACGTTTCAAACCGGCGTACAATACCAGATGTACCATGCCATTGCGTTGATCCTTGTGGCCATTCTTTTTGAAAAGTACCCGGTAAAATTAATGTCCTGGGCCGGTATCGCCTTCCTGGTGGGAATCCTTCTGTTCTCCGGCTCTCTTTATGCCTTGGCGGCCCTGAAAGCAACAGGAAAAGTGGGCCTCGGCGGATTGGGTATAGTCACACCCATTGGTGGGCTTTTCTTTATTGCCGGTTGGTTGTTTTTTACGCTTAGTGTGCTCAACAGCAAATAG
- a CDS encoding DNA translocase FtsK: MATKSKPKNKKPIARNHHTTGTWKVEKEEKVQLRALAKDERTWKIAGTTFLLVSVFLIISFISYFFTWRQDFTQISRGSEILWDPDVKILNLLGKLGALTAHYFIYRLFGVAAVLICTFFFVVGVNLLWRRRVFSVWRNLKYVTLGMLVVSAILAFLLPDEEFRWGGGVGNMIAGWLRSSLGTIGAGAVLGLIVIAYFIWQFNPAFSFPKKLKRPQPEEEAAAPEEKTAPEAMTTEAKTTGTTETKGARLVIDAEVEKPKYDIKLINKEPVIQAKEEEEGYERITVLKPETRKTTSVAAEEKTSEVDPPPAQELEIPALEKTVKPAKPISDEDLKLEINSGPIAPPPAAAVTAPAEKTKAYEPALDLKHYKKPSPDLLESHGSEKVVQDPQELENNKNQIIKTLANYDIEIQKISATVGPTVTLYEIVPAAGVRISKIKNLEDDIALSLSALGIRIIAPIPGRGTIGIEVPNARKTIVSMKTLLASDKFRNSSFSLPIALGKRIDNENFIVDLATMPHLLMAGATGQGKSVGINAILVSLLYSKHPSQLKFVLVDPKKVELSVYSQIVNHFLARLPNEEDAIITDTKKVINTLNALCIEMDNRYDLLKDAGCRNIKEYNAKFTARKLNPEKGHQFLPFIVLVVDEFADLIMTAGKEVEMPIARLAQLARAIGIHLIIATQRPSVNIITGIIKANFPARIAFKVSSKIDSRTILDAGGADQLIGKGDMLISLNGEISRLQCAFVDTPEVDKVVDFIAYQEGYPQPFLLPEYIDEKELESGDFDLDDRDSLFEDAARLIVANQIGSTSLLQRRMKLGYNRAGRLMDQLEQAGIVGPNQGSKAREVLIKTEAELQQHLDMLG, encoded by the coding sequence ATGGCGACTAAGAGTAAACCGAAGAATAAAAAACCAATAGCGCGGAATCATCATACGACTGGAACCTGGAAAGTTGAAAAAGAAGAAAAAGTTCAGCTAAGGGCGTTGGCTAAAGACGAACGTACCTGGAAAATTGCCGGAACCACCTTTCTCCTGGTCTCCGTTTTCCTCATCATTTCCTTCATCTCCTATTTTTTTACATGGCGACAGGATTTTACCCAGATCTCCCGGGGCAGCGAGATCCTTTGGGACCCGGATGTAAAGATTCTTAACCTGCTGGGAAAACTGGGAGCACTAACGGCTCATTATTTTATTTACCGGTTATTTGGAGTTGCTGCCGTTTTGATCTGCACGTTCTTTTTTGTAGTAGGCGTAAATCTTTTATGGAGGCGCCGGGTATTTTCGGTTTGGAGAAACCTGAAATATGTAACCCTGGGCATGCTGGTGGTGTCGGCGATATTGGCATTCCTGTTGCCCGATGAAGAGTTTCGTTGGGGTGGCGGTGTAGGTAATATGATTGCTGGCTGGTTGCGGAGCTCGTTGGGTACCATCGGTGCAGGGGCGGTGCTCGGATTGATCGTGATTGCTTATTTTATCTGGCAGTTTAACCCTGCGTTTAGCTTCCCTAAAAAGCTGAAACGGCCGCAACCGGAAGAAGAGGCCGCCGCTCCGGAAGAAAAGACGGCTCCTGAAGCAATGACGACTGAGGCTAAAACGACCGGTACTACAGAAACAAAAGGGGCCCGGCTGGTGATCGACGCCGAGGTCGAAAAGCCAAAATATGATATTAAACTGATCAATAAAGAACCGGTTATACAGGCCAAGGAAGAAGAGGAGGGCTACGAACGCATTACGGTATTAAAACCGGAAACCCGGAAAACAACATCTGTAGCAGCCGAAGAAAAAACCTCCGAAGTCGATCCGCCTCCCGCACAGGAGCTCGAAATACCGGCTTTGGAAAAAACGGTGAAGCCTGCAAAACCCATTTCGGATGAAGACCTGAAACTGGAAATCAACTCAGGCCCCATCGCTCCTCCGCCTGCCGCTGCGGTAACCGCGCCGGCAGAAAAAACAAAAGCATACGAACCTGCACTGGATCTAAAACATTATAAAAAACCGTCTCCCGATTTGCTGGAATCACACGGAAGCGAAAAAGTGGTACAGGATCCGCAGGAGCTGGAGAATAATAAGAACCAGATCATAAAAACCCTGGCCAATTACGATATCGAAATCCAGAAAATCAGTGCCACGGTAGGACCAACGGTTACTCTGTATGAGATCGTTCCAGCGGCGGGGGTGCGGATCTCCAAGATCAAAAATCTGGAAGACGATATCGCCTTGAGTTTATCAGCGCTGGGGATCCGGATCATTGCACCTATTCCCGGGCGTGGTACCATTGGTATCGAAGTGCCCAATGCGCGTAAAACGATCGTAAGCATGAAAACCCTGCTGGCATCTGATAAATTCCGGAACAGCAGTTTCTCATTGCCCATCGCTTTGGGAAAGCGGATCGATAACGAAAATTTTATTGTTGACCTAGCCACCATGCCGCACCTGCTGATGGCGGGGGCAACGGGGCAGGGGAAATCCGTTGGGATCAATGCCATTCTGGTATCGCTCCTGTACAGTAAACATCCTTCGCAATTAAAGTTTGTGCTGGTGGATCCAAAGAAAGTGGAGTTAAGTGTTTACAGCCAGATCGTAAATCATTTCCTGGCCCGCCTGCCCAATGAGGAGGATGCCATTATCACGGATACTAAAAAAGTAATCAATACACTAAATGCCCTGTGTATTGAAATGGATAACCGGTACGATCTGTTAAAGGATGCCGGTTGCCGGAACATTAAAGAATATAACGCCAAGTTTACCGCACGCAAGCTGAACCCTGAGAAAGGGCACCAGTTTCTTCCTTTTATTGTATTGGTGGTGGATGAGTTTGCCGACCTGATCATGACGGCCGGCAAAGAAGTGGAGATGCCCATTGCACGCCTGGCGCAGTTGGCACGGGCCATTGGCATACACCTGATCATTGCCACGCAGCGGCCTTCGGTGAACATCATCACGGGTATCATTAAGGCCAACTTCCCGGCCCGTATTGCCTTTAAGGTAAGTAGTAAGATCGATAGCCGCACCATCCTGGATGCCGGCGGAGCGGATCAGCTGATCGGGAAGGGAGATATGTTGATTAGTCTGAATGGGGAAATCTCGAGGTTGCAATGTGCTTTTGTAGATACACCGGAAGTAGATAAGGTTGTGGATTTTATTGCTTATCAGGAAGGATACCCGCAACCCTTCCTGCTGCCCGAATACATTGATGAAAAAGAACTGGAGAGCGGCGATTTTGACCTGGATGACCGGGATTCATTGTTTGAAGATGCGGCCCGGCTCATCGTGGCGAACCAGATCGGATCTACCTCTTTGCTGCAGCGCCGGATGAAGCTGGGATATAACCGTGCCGGACGCCTGATGGATCAGTTGGAGCAGGCCGGCATTGTAGGCCCCAACCAGGGAAGCAAGGCCCGGGAGGTGCTTATAAAAACGGAGGCAGAGCTGCAGCAACACCTGGATATGCTAGGTTAA
- a CDS encoding LolA family protein: MKKAYVSAVFLLMTVCSFAQQRDPKAKAILDEASAKFKTYKTVVATFGYQIQNAVGKVLTKKTGTVNMKGDKFNITFGSNKIISDGATVWNYDPSTKEVTVNNANKSESTITPQKLFTDFYNKDFMYTMAPDSKVNGKPVSVVLMQPIDRNKPFSRLYLAIDKTSKTVVSATVIEKSGNKYVYSIGSLKPNIALADAQFAFNKASYPGVEMVDLR; this comes from the coding sequence ATGAAGAAAGCATATGTAAGTGCCGTTTTTTTATTAATGACTGTATGTTCGTTTGCGCAACAAAGAGATCCGAAAGCAAAAGCGATCCTGGATGAGGCCAGTGCAAAATTCAAAACCTATAAAACAGTGGTAGCTACTTTTGGATACCAGATTCAGAACGCCGTGGGGAAAGTGCTGACAAAGAAAACCGGTACTGTAAACATGAAGGGCGATAAATTTAATATCACTTTTGGAAGTAATAAAATCATTAGTGATGGCGCCACCGTGTGGAACTACGACCCTTCCACTAAAGAAGTAACCGTTAATAATGCCAATAAATCGGAAAGTACGATTACCCCGCAGAAATTATTTACCGATTTCTACAACAAGGATTTTATGTATACCATGGCGCCAGACAGTAAGGTGAATGGCAAACCGGTATCGGTAGTGCTGATGCAGCCGATCGACAGAAACAAACCGTTTAGTCGTTTATACCTGGCCATCGATAAAACCAGCAAGACCGTGGTAAGTGCTACCGTTATTGAGAAGAGCGGTAATAAATATGTATACAGCATCGGAAGTCTGAAGCCCAATATAGCGCTGGCGGATGCACAGTTTGCCTTTAATAAGGCCAGCTATCCCGGTGTGGAAATGGTGGACCTCCGGTAA
- a CDS encoding LacI family DNA-binding transcriptional regulator, with the protein MKKGVTIKDIAAKLNMSVSTVSKALNDNSSISAMTKERVVKLANEWNYVPNEAARHFKQSKSFTLGLVIPDLLDQFYVLAINGVEAVAGANKYQVIVAQSHEDTAKEEQIIQNLISNRVDGVIIAISKNTEKTSLFQRLEQTGIPVVFLSRSLNDPGFDAVVTDNAHAAELAIDYLFKKQHRRIAHLMGPKALGTSHLRLEGYRKALEKRGIPYDPDLVKEIDFTTTQTDKMMAALCALPDPPTAFFTFKSYVSLDALRFLKHKYPERLQYVDIVGFGNLPLIQYLDHKPSASIDENSFDMGIAAAELLLKHIENTEGASLPVSTLRIPCKLIIHHP; encoded by the coding sequence GTGAAAAAGGGCGTTACCATAAAAGACATTGCTGCAAAACTGAATATGTCCGTTTCTACGGTTTCAAAGGCTTTAAACGACAATTCCAGCATCAGTGCCATGACAAAAGAGCGGGTTGTGAAACTAGCCAACGAATGGAATTATGTTCCCAATGAAGCAGCCCGGCATTTTAAACAAAGCAAATCCTTCACCCTCGGGCTGGTCATCCCCGATCTGCTGGACCAGTTTTATGTGCTGGCCATTAATGGTGTAGAAGCCGTTGCTGGCGCCAATAAATACCAGGTAATTGTGGCCCAATCTCATGAAGATACCGCAAAGGAAGAACAGATCATTCAGAACCTGATCAGCAACCGGGTAGACGGCGTAATTATTGCCATTTCAAAAAACACCGAGAAGACTTCGCTTTTTCAACGGCTGGAGCAGACCGGCATTCCGGTTGTGTTTCTGTCGCGCTCATTAAACGATCCCGGCTTTGATGCCGTAGTTACCGATAATGCGCATGCTGCGGAACTGGCCATCGATTATCTTTTCAAAAAGCAACACCGCCGCATTGCACACCTGATGGGCCCCAAAGCCCTCGGCACCAGCCATCTCCGGCTTGAAGGCTACCGGAAAGCCCTTGAGAAACGGGGCATTCCTTACGATCCTGACCTGGTAAAGGAAATCGACTTTACCACCACGCAGACCGACAAAATGATGGCGGCGCTGTGTGCACTTCCCGATCCGCCTACCGCATTTTTTACCTTCAAAAGTTATGTAAGTCTTGATGCATTACGGTTTCTAAAACATAAATACCCGGAGCGGTTACAGTATGTGGACATTGTAGGTTTTGGAAACCTTCCGCTAATCCAGTACCTGGATCATAAGCCGAGCGCCTCCATCGATGAAAATTCCTTTGACATGGGGATTGCTGCTGCTGAATTACTGTTGAAGCATATTGAAAATACGGAAGGAGCTTCCCTTCCGGTTTCCACTCTCCGCATTCCCTGTAAACTCATCATTCACCATCCATAA